From the genome of Cedecea lapagei, one region includes:
- a CDS encoding MFS transporter: MIQAYRQLFAASGTRGFALAGLLARLPLPMIGIGIITLLSQLHGSFTLAGAVAATFVLTYALLSPQTSRLVDRFGQSRILPLASGIALVGMLLLLTASHWRLPDATLFLGALLIGFMPSMSAMVRARWSAIYRGEPQIQTAYSLEAVFDEVTFIVGPPLSVGLCVAVFPQAGLIAAALFLAVGVGTFVMQRKSEPPLEVLLPEQTRGTAVIRLANVRLLSLLMIAMGIIVGTVDIVSVAFANALGKPAAASLVLSAYAFASCLAGLLFGALKLRVPLYKLLLLGGFATAVTTLPLLMVSGVTSLTAAVLFAGLFFSPTMIVAMSLVEQIVPERSLTEGLTWLLSGLNVGVAIGAAVSGMVVDSYGAKAGFCVALSAGSGVLIVAYWAYRKLRS; this comes from the coding sequence ATGATTCAGGCTTATCGGCAGCTTTTTGCCGCATCAGGGACTCGAGGGTTTGCACTTGCAGGCCTGCTGGCAAGGCTTCCTTTGCCGATGATCGGCATTGGCATTATTACGCTTTTGTCTCAGTTGCACGGTAGCTTTACCCTGGCGGGAGCAGTTGCCGCGACCTTCGTGCTGACCTACGCGCTGCTGTCTCCTCAGACCTCGCGCCTGGTGGATCGCTTCGGGCAAAGCAGAATATTGCCGCTTGCCAGCGGGATTGCTCTCGTCGGTATGCTGCTGTTGTTGACCGCCAGCCACTGGCGTTTGCCGGACGCAACTCTGTTCTTGGGGGCCTTGCTGATCGGTTTTATGCCCAGCATGTCGGCAATGGTCCGGGCTCGCTGGAGCGCTATCTATCGCGGCGAACCGCAGATCCAGACCGCTTATTCACTGGAGGCGGTATTTGATGAAGTAACCTTTATTGTGGGGCCGCCCCTTTCCGTTGGGCTTTGCGTAGCCGTTTTCCCTCAGGCCGGGCTGATTGCCGCGGCGCTGTTTCTCGCCGTTGGGGTAGGCACCTTTGTTATGCAGCGAAAAAGTGAACCGCCGCTTGAGGTGTTGTTGCCTGAGCAAACACGAGGCACTGCGGTTATCAGGCTGGCAAACGTGCGTCTTTTAAGCCTGCTGATGATCGCGATGGGGATTATCGTGGGGACGGTAGATATCGTCAGCGTTGCATTTGCTAATGCACTGGGGAAACCCGCTGCGGCGAGCCTCGTTTTATCCGCTTATGCTTTTGCTTCATGCCTTGCAGGCCTGCTGTTCGGCGCGTTAAAGCTTCGTGTGCCGTTGTACAAACTGTTACTGCTGGGAGGATTTGCTACGGCGGTGACCACGCTTCCGCTGTTAATGGTAAGCGGCGTAACCTCATTGACGGCGGCGGTGCTCTTTGCAGGGCTGTTTTTCTCACCGACGATGATTGTGGCGATGTCGCTGGTGGAGCAGATTGTGCCTGAGAGGAGTCTGACCGAAGGGCTGACGTGGCTGCTTTCGGGGTTAAACGTCGGCGTGGCTATCGGGGCCGCCGTGTCCGGCATGGTTGTCGATAGCTACGGGGCTAAAGCGGGATTCTGTGTGGCATTGAGCGCGGGGAGTGGCGTGCTGATCGTCGCATATTGGGCTTACCGTAAGCTTCGAAGTTAA
- the mfd gene encoding transcription-repair coupling factor: MPEQYRYSLPVKAAEQRLLGELTGSACATEVAEIVERHSGPVVLIAPDMQNALRLHDEITQFTDNLVVNLADWETLPYDSFSPHQEIISSRLSTLYQLPTMQRGVLIMPVNTLMQRVCPHSYLHGHALVMKKGQRLSRDNLRAQLEQAGYRSVDQVMEHGEFATRGALLDLYPMGSSQPYRIDFFDDEIDSLRVFDVDSQRTLEEVEAINLLPAHEFPTDKNAIELFRSQWRDRFDVKRDAEHIYQQVSKGTLPAGIEYWQPLFFSEPLPTLFSYFPANTLLVNTGDLEASAERFWLDANARFENRGVDPMRPLLPPEDLWLKTDSLFSELKAWPRVQLKTDSLPKKAANVNLGYQALPDLAVQAQQKAPLDSLRKFLESFTGPVIFSVESEGRREALGELLGRIKVAPKRIYRLEEAEGNGRYLTIGASEHGFIDTLRNRALICESDLLGERVSRRRQDSRRTINPDTLIRNLAELHAGQPVVHLEHGVGRYAGLTTLEAGGITAEYLMLTYAGDAKLYVPVSSLHLISRYAGGADENAPLHKLGSDAWSRARQKAAEKVRDVAAELLDIYAMRAAKEGFAFKHDREQYQLFCDSFPFETTPDQAQAINAVLSDMCRPLAMDRLVCGDVGFGKTEVAMRAAFLAVENNKQVAVLVPTTLLAQQHYDNFRDRFANWPVRIEMLSRFRSAKEQTQILEQASEGKIDILIGTHKLLQADVKWRDLGLLIVDEEHRFGVRHKERIKAMRADVDILTLTATPIPRTLNMAMSGMRDLSIIATPPARRLAVKTFVREYDSLVVREAILREVLRGGQVYYLFNDVENIQKAADKLAELVPEARVAIGHGQMRERELERVMNDFHHQRFNVLVCTTIIETGIDIPTANTIIIERADHFGLAQLHQLRGRVGRSHHQAYAWLLTPHPKSMTTDAQKRLEAIASLEDLGAGFALATHDLEIRGAGELLGEDQSGQMETIGFSLYMELLENAVDALKEGREPSLEDLTNSQTEVELRMPALLPDDFIPDVNTRLSFYKRIASAKGEHELDELKVELIDRFGILPDAARNLLDIAALRQQAQKLGVRKIEGNEKGGTIEFAEKNHVDPVWLIGLLQKQPQHYRLDGPTRLKFFQDLGDRKTRMEWVRNFMNSLAENAAA; encoded by the coding sequence ATGCCTGAACAATATCGCTATTCCTTACCCGTAAAAGCCGCAGAACAACGTCTGCTGGGCGAGCTGACCGGCTCTGCCTGCGCCACCGAAGTGGCTGAAATCGTTGAACGTCATAGCGGCCCGGTGGTACTGATTGCCCCCGACATGCAGAACGCGCTGCGGCTGCACGATGAAATCACCCAGTTCACCGACAACCTGGTCGTCAATCTCGCCGACTGGGAAACGCTGCCGTACGACAGCTTCTCGCCGCATCAGGAAATCATTTCGTCGCGCCTGTCCACGCTTTACCAGCTGCCAACCATGCAGCGCGGCGTGCTGATCATGCCGGTGAATACGCTGATGCAGCGCGTTTGCCCGCACAGCTACCTGCACGGCCACGCGCTGGTGATGAAAAAAGGCCAGCGTCTGTCGCGGGATAACCTGCGCGCGCAGCTGGAACAGGCGGGCTACCGCAGCGTCGATCAGGTGATGGAGCACGGCGAGTTTGCCACCCGTGGCGCGCTGCTCGATCTCTACCCGATGGGCAGCAGCCAGCCGTACCGTATCGATTTCTTTGACGATGAAATCGACAGCCTGCGCGTCTTTGACGTGGATTCTCAGCGCACGCTGGAAGAGGTTGAAGCCATCAACCTGCTGCCGGCGCACGAATTCCCGACCGACAAAAACGCCATTGAGCTGTTCCGCAGCCAGTGGCGCGACAGGTTCGACGTCAAGCGCGATGCCGAACATATCTATCAGCAGGTCAGCAAAGGCACGCTACCCGCCGGGATCGAATACTGGCAGCCGCTGTTCTTTAGCGAACCGCTGCCAACGCTGTTTAGCTATTTCCCGGCCAACACGCTGCTGGTGAATACCGGCGACCTTGAGGCCAGCGCGGAACGCTTCTGGCTGGACGCCAACGCCCGCTTTGAAAATCGCGGTGTTGACCCGATGCGCCCTCTTCTGCCGCCGGAAGATCTGTGGCTGAAAACCGATTCGCTGTTTAGCGAGCTAAAAGCCTGGCCGCGCGTACAGCTCAAAACGGACTCGCTGCCGAAGAAAGCCGCCAACGTGAACCTGGGTTACCAGGCGCTGCCCGATCTGGCCGTTCAGGCACAGCAAAAAGCCCCGCTGGACAGCCTGCGTAAGTTCCTCGAGTCCTTTACCGGGCCGGTGATTTTCTCGGTCGAAAGCGAAGGTCGCCGCGAAGCTTTGGGCGAACTGCTGGGGCGCATTAAAGTCGCGCCAAAACGCATCTACCGCCTGGAGGAAGCCGAAGGCAACGGCCGCTATCTGACGATCGGCGCCAGCGAGCACGGCTTTATCGATACCCTGCGCAACCGGGCGCTGATTTGCGAGAGCGATCTGCTGGGCGAACGCGTCAGCCGCCGTCGTCAGGACAGTCGCCGCACCATCAACCCGGACACGTTGATCCGTAACCTGGCGGAGCTGCATGCAGGCCAGCCGGTGGTCCACCTTGAGCACGGCGTTGGCCGCTATGCAGGGCTGACCACGCTTGAAGCCGGTGGCATTACCGCCGAATACCTGATGCTGACCTACGCGGGCGACGCCAAACTTTATGTGCCGGTCTCGTCTCTGCACCTGATCAGCCGCTACGCCGGTGGGGCGGATGAGAACGCGCCGCTGCATAAGCTTGGCAGCGATGCCTGGTCCCGCGCCCGCCAGAAGGCGGCGGAGAAAGTTCGCGACGTCGCCGCCGAACTGCTTGATATCTATGCGATGCGCGCCGCCAAAGAGGGCTTTGCCTTCAAGCATGACCGCGAGCAGTACCAGCTGTTCTGCGACAGCTTCCCGTTTGAAACTACGCCGGACCAGGCGCAGGCCATTAACGCCGTGCTGAGCGATATGTGCCGCCCGCTGGCGATGGACAGGCTGGTCTGCGGCGACGTGGGCTTTGGTAAAACCGAAGTTGCGATGCGCGCCGCGTTCCTCGCGGTAGAGAACAACAAGCAGGTCGCGGTGCTGGTGCCGACCACCCTGCTGGCTCAGCAGCACTACGACAACTTCCGCGACCGCTTCGCCAACTGGCCGGTGCGCATTGAAATGCTCTCCCGCTTCCGCAGCGCCAAAGAGCAGACGCAGATTCTGGAGCAGGCAAGCGAAGGGAAAATCGACATTCTTATCGGCACCCACAAGCTGCTGCAGGCCGACGTGAAGTGGCGCGACCTGGGGCTGCTGATTGTCGACGAAGAGCACCGCTTCGGCGTGCGCCACAAAGAACGTATTAAGGCGATGCGCGCCGACGTGGATATCCTGACGCTGACCGCAACGCCGATTCCGCGAACCCTGAATATGGCGATGAGCGGCATGCGCGATCTGTCGATTATCGCCACGCCACCGGCCCGCCGCCTGGCGGTGAAAACCTTCGTACGCGAATACGACAGCCTGGTGGTGCGCGAGGCTATCCTGCGTGAAGTGCTGCGCGGCGGCCAGGTTTACTACCTCTTTAACGACGTCGAAAATATCCAGAAAGCCGCCGACAAGCTGGCCGAGCTGGTGCCGGAAGCGCGGGTTGCTATCGGCCACGGCCAGATGCGCGAGCGCGAGCTGGAGCGGGTGATGAACGACTTCCACCACCAGCGTTTTAACGTGCTGGTGTGTACCACCATCATCGAAACCGGGATCGACATTCCGACCGCCAATACCATCATCATCGAGCGGGCCGACCACTTTGGCCTCGCGCAGCTTCACCAGCTTCGCGGCCGCGTCGGGCGTTCTCACCACCAGGCCTATGCCTGGCTGCTGACGCCGCATCCTAAATCCATGACCACCGACGCGCAAAAACGCCTGGAGGCCATTGCCTCGCTGGAGGATCTTGGCGCGGGCTTTGCGCTGGCAACTCACGACCTCGAAATCCGTGGCGCGGGTGAGCTGCTGGGCGAAGATCAGAGCGGGCAGATGGAAACCATCGGCTTCTCGCTGTACATGGAGCTGCTGGAAAACGCCGTTGACGCGCTGAAAGAAGGCCGCGAGCCGTCGCTGGAAGATCTCACCAACAGCCAGACGGAAGTTGAGCTACGTATGCCAGCCCTGCTGCCGGATGATTTTATTCCGGACGTGAATACCCGTCTGTCGTTCTACAAGCGTATAGCCAGTGCAAAAGGCGAGCACGAGCTGGACGAGCTAAAAGTGGAGCTGATCGACCGCTTTGGCATTCTGCCGGATGCGGCTCGCAATCTGCTGGATATCGCCGCGCTGCGCCAGCAGGCTCAAAAGCTTGGCGTACGTAAGATTGAGGGCAATGAAAAAGGCGGCACCATCGAGTTCGCGGAGAAAAACCACGTTGATCCGGTGTGGCTGATTGGCCTGCTGCAGAAGCAGCCACAGCATTACCGCCTTGACGGACCTACCCGGCTGAAGTTCTTCCAGGATCTCGGCGACAGAAAAACACGCATGGAGTGGGTGCGTAACTTTATGAACAGCCTGGCGGAAAACGCTGCGGCCTGA
- the ldtC gene encoding L,D-transpeptidase LdtC, whose amino-acid sequence MFALRSFSFRRWFAAAALLGATAMALPASANDYPLPAANSRLIGKNMFHQVANDGGSLEAIAKKYNVGFLALLQANPGVDPYVPRAGSVLTIPRQMLLPDVPREGIVINLAELRLYYFPVGQNKVTVYPIGIGQLGGDTLTPTMVTKISDKRANPTWTPTANIRARYLAQGIKLPAVVPAGPDNPMGHHAIRLAAFGGVYLLHGTNADFGIGMRVSSGCIRLRDGDIKALFNKVPVGTSVRIINTPIKASVEPDGSRLVEVHQPLSKAIDDDPKVLPIVLNEQMKQFRDAPKTDAQVMEQAMEHRSGMPINVNAHAADQPINEI is encoded by the coding sequence ATGTTTGCATTGCGTTCTTTCTCTTTCCGCCGCTGGTTTGCCGCCGCAGCCTTACTGGGCGCGACGGCCATGGCGCTGCCCGCAAGCGCTAACGACTACCCTCTTCCTGCCGCCAATAGCCGCCTGATAGGCAAAAATATGTTCCATCAGGTCGCTAACGACGGCGGTTCGCTGGAGGCGATAGCGAAAAAATATAACGTCGGTTTCCTGGCTTTGCTGCAGGCCAATCCCGGCGTAGATCCTTACGTGCCGCGAGCCGGTAGCGTACTGACCATTCCACGCCAGATGCTGCTGCCGGACGTGCCGCGCGAAGGCATCGTGATTAACCTTGCCGAGCTGCGCCTCTATTACTTCCCGGTCGGGCAAAACAAAGTCACCGTTTACCCGATAGGCATTGGCCAGCTAGGCGGCGATACGCTGACCCCGACGATGGTGACCAAAATTTCTGATAAACGAGCGAACCCAACCTGGACGCCAACGGCCAATATTCGCGCACGTTACCTGGCGCAGGGCATCAAACTCCCGGCCGTGGTTCCTGCCGGGCCGGATAACCCTATGGGCCACCACGCAATTCGCCTCGCGGCATTTGGCGGCGTTTACCTGCTGCACGGCACCAACGCGGACTTTGGCATTGGCATGCGCGTCAGCTCCGGCTGCATCCGCCTGCGCGACGGCGACATCAAGGCGCTGTTTAACAAAGTGCCCGTCGGGACGTCGGTACGCATCATCAATACGCCAATCAAAGCCTCCGTTGAGCCAGACGGCTCGCGCCTGGTAGAAGTTCACCAGCCGCTGTCCAAAGCAATTGATGACGATCCTAAAGTCCTGCCGATTGTGCTGAACGAGCAGATGAAACAGTTCCGTGACGCACCCAAAACGGATGCCCAGGTGATGGAGCAGGCCATGGAGCACCGTTCCGGGATGCCGATTAACGTCAATGCTCATGCGGCTGACCAGCCGATAAACGAAATCTGA
- the bhsA gene encoding multiple stress resistance protein BhsA, whose product MKTLTTLFAAAVISSLSFASFAAVEVSATPAGQQKVGTISADAGSNLSSLEEQLAAKADAMGAKSFRITSVNGPNTLHGTAVIYK is encoded by the coding sequence ATGAAAACCTTAACAACTCTGTTCGCTGCCGCCGTTATTAGCTCACTCTCATTTGCAAGCTTTGCGGCTGTTGAAGTCTCCGCTACGCCTGCCGGCCAGCAAAAAGTCGGCACTATCAGCGCCGATGCGGGCAGCAACCTCTCTTCCCTGGAAGAACAGTTGGCCGCGAAGGCCGATGCAATGGGCGCCAAATCGTTCCGTATTACCTCCGTTAACGGTCCGAACACCCTGCACGGTACTGCCGTCATCTATAAATAA
- a CDS encoding TetR/AcrR family transcriptional regulator: MATETLSCSKKSRGRPKVFDREAALDKAMTLFWQHGYEATSMAHLVEATGAKAPTLYAEFSNKEGLFRAVLDRYIARFAAKHEACLFCEDQTLEAALENYLSALAQCFTDKSTPSGCFIICTSSVLAASSVDIAETIKARHAVQEQTLVRFLDVRQQKGEIPAERNIRCLAKYLCCIIQGMSVSARENASYEELMQIVKTTVMLMPQLKKI, encoded by the coding sequence ATGGCAACCGAGACATTAAGTTGCAGTAAAAAAAGCCGTGGCCGTCCAAAAGTGTTTGACAGGGAAGCAGCACTCGACAAGGCCATGACACTCTTCTGGCAGCATGGCTATGAAGCAACATCCATGGCGCATCTGGTAGAAGCCACCGGGGCAAAAGCACCTACCCTCTACGCGGAGTTCAGCAACAAAGAGGGACTTTTCCGCGCGGTGCTGGATCGCTACATCGCGCGCTTTGCGGCAAAACATGAAGCCTGTCTGTTCTGCGAAGATCAGACCCTGGAAGCCGCTCTGGAGAATTATCTCTCGGCGTTAGCGCAATGCTTTACAGATAAAAGCACCCCGTCCGGCTGCTTTATCATCTGCACCTCATCGGTGCTGGCGGCCTCGTCGGTAGACATCGCCGAGACGATAAAAGCCCGGCATGCGGTGCAGGAGCAGACGCTGGTGCGCTTTCTCGACGTTCGCCAGCAAAAGGGTGAAATTCCGGCCGAGCGCAACATTCGCTGTCTGGCAAAGTACCTGTGCTGCATTATTCAGGGGATGTCGGTCAGCGCCCGCGAGAACGCCAGCTATGAAGAGTTAATGCAGATTGTGAAAACGACGGTGATGCTGATGCCGCAGCTGAAGAAGATCTGA
- a CDS encoding siderophore-interacting protein, which produces MAGVQGYRLFNVQLARKTAVSPSLLSLVFSGPEVAQMKCDSPDQRIKMLFPSEDGTPPALPAEGQWYQIAQGMPKEKRPVIRTYTLRHVDPARQEVTVEFVSHGTEGPASAWAINSVPGDAIQIVAPNAAYSEDSGGYEWTPPAGLRNALIIADETALPAARGILEMLARQDQPPRVQAFLEVPEEGDCVDLSAYGFAEINWLPRKTTSASHGECLIRAVKLQARVPESGHSEAVQEETEDELLWDKATTGSNEFYGWVAAESTVVKLLRRHLIGERGVEHEAINFMAYWAKGRVR; this is translated from the coding sequence ATGGCTGGAGTTCAGGGCTACCGTCTGTTTAACGTTCAACTGGCGCGAAAAACGGCCGTTTCACCTTCGCTGCTGAGCCTGGTGTTTAGCGGGCCGGAGGTGGCGCAGATGAAATGCGACTCGCCGGATCAGCGCATTAAAATGCTGTTTCCGTCCGAGGACGGGACGCCGCCGGCGCTGCCCGCCGAAGGGCAGTGGTACCAGATTGCTCAGGGAATGCCGAAAGAGAAGCGCCCGGTGATCCGCACTTATACGCTGCGCCATGTCGATCCTGCCCGTCAGGAAGTGACGGTGGAGTTTGTCAGCCACGGCACCGAAGGCCCTGCCTCCGCATGGGCGATTAATTCAGTACCTGGCGACGCTATCCAGATCGTTGCGCCTAACGCCGCTTATTCTGAAGACAGCGGCGGCTATGAATGGACGCCGCCAGCCGGGTTACGTAATGCGCTGATTATTGCCGATGAGACCGCGCTACCTGCGGCACGCGGTATTCTGGAAATGCTCGCGCGTCAGGATCAGCCTCCCAGGGTCCAGGCCTTTCTCGAGGTTCCGGAAGAGGGCGACTGCGTGGACTTAAGCGCCTATGGCTTCGCCGAGATCAACTGGCTGCCGCGTAAGACCACCTCTGCGAGCCACGGTGAATGCCTGATTCGGGCGGTGAAATTGCAGGCGAGAGTGCCGGAAAGCGGCCACTCTGAGGCCGTTCAGGAAGAGACAGAGGACGAGCTGCTGTGGGATAAAGCGACGACCGGCAGCAACGAGTTTTACGGCTGGGTGGCGGCGGAGTCGACGGTGGTTAAGCTGCTGCGCCGCCATTTGATCGGCGAGCGCGGCGTTGAGCATGAGGCGATTAACTTTATGGCCTATTGGGCGAAAGGGCGAGTTCGTTAG
- a CDS encoding MFS transporter, producing MTSLELAASPQKSLSCWPLALSAGLLGVGQNGLLVAIPVLVMQTNLSLSVWAALLTLGSMLFLPSSPWWGKQIARMGSKPVVLWALAGYGASFTLLGLGSLLLATHTVSGVVGLGILIVARIIYGLTVSAMVPACQVWALQRAGEGKRMAALATISSGLSSGRLFGPLCAAGMLAIHPLAPLGLLMVAPLLALVMLLRLPGTPPQPAAERKSARLRPDCIPYLLCALLLSASVSLMQLGLSPALARQFSTDTAAISHQVAWLLSFAAVASLAAQFGVLRPQRLTPMALLLSAGALMICGLAMMISVQLWLFYVGCAALSFGAALATPAYQLLLNDKLADGAGAGWVATSHTLGYGLCAMLVPLVSKTGAEAALIMVAFLAAVLFTVVSGFIWRSRHRSRHSAI from the coding sequence GTGACATCTCTTGAACTGGCGGCTTCGCCGCAAAAATCCCTTTCTTGTTGGCCACTTGCGCTGAGCGCCGGTCTGCTTGGCGTCGGGCAAAATGGCCTGCTGGTGGCGATCCCGGTGCTGGTAATGCAGACAAATCTTAGCCTCTCGGTCTGGGCGGCTCTGCTGACCCTCGGGTCGATGCTGTTTTTGCCGTCGTCGCCATGGTGGGGGAAGCAGATAGCGCGAATGGGGAGTAAACCGGTGGTGCTGTGGGCGCTGGCGGGATATGGCGCAAGCTTCACGCTGCTGGGGCTTGGCAGCCTGCTGCTGGCAACGCATACCGTCTCGGGCGTCGTCGGGCTCGGCATATTGATCGTTGCGAGAATTATTTATGGCCTGACCGTCTCGGCGATGGTGCCGGCCTGCCAGGTCTGGGCGCTGCAGCGGGCAGGTGAGGGGAAGCGCATGGCGGCCCTGGCGACCATCAGCTCCGGGCTAAGCAGCGGCCGTCTGTTCGGCCCGCTTTGCGCGGCGGGTATGTTGGCTATCCACCCGCTCGCCCCGCTGGGGCTGCTGATGGTGGCACCTTTGCTCGCTCTGGTGATGTTATTGCGTTTACCAGGAACGCCGCCGCAGCCTGCTGCGGAGCGTAAAAGCGCTCGTCTTCGCCCCGACTGCATACCCTATTTACTCTGCGCTCTGCTGCTTTCTGCCTCGGTAAGCCTGATGCAGCTGGGGCTATCTCCGGCGCTCGCCCGGCAGTTTTCAACGGATACCGCCGCTATCAGCCATCAGGTGGCGTGGCTGCTAAGCTTTGCGGCTGTTGCTTCCCTGGCCGCCCAGTTTGGGGTTCTTCGGCCTCAGCGCCTGACGCCGATGGCGCTGCTGTTAAGCGCCGGGGCGCTGATGATCTGCGGCCTGGCAATGATGATTTCTGTTCAGCTATGGCTTTTTTACGTTGGCTGCGCGGCGCTGTCATTTGGAGCCGCTCTGGCGACGCCCGCGTATCAGCTGCTGCTGAACGACAAACTTGCCGACGGAGCAGGGGCAGGCTGGGTTGCCACCAGCCACACTCTTGGCTACGGGCTTTGCGCCATGCTGGTGCCGCTGGTGTCGAAAACCGGCGCTGAAGCTGCGCTGATTATGGTGGCCTTTTTAGCCGCCGTGTTATTTACCGTGGTGTCTGGCTTTATCTGGCGCAGCCGCCACCGTTCACGTCATTCTGCAATTTAA
- the iucA gene encoding aerobactin synthase IucA, translating into MTLPNKTLAWDVAAQCFLNSLVRETNDWRLTESQPAELIIPLGEQQALHFKVAYFSPTQHHRFEFPARLVNATGSQPVDFATLSQLIVDKLQHQQMLPATGCEAFYQRVMESHAHTQQAIEARHDWNGLREKALNFGEAEQALLVGHAFHPAPKSHEPFNQQEAERYLPDFAPHFPLRWFAVDKGYLAGESLHLTLQQRLTRFAAENAPQLLSELTDNHWLFPLHPWQAGYLLEQEWCQQLVAKGLVKDLGEAGAPWLPTTSSRSLYCATSRDMIKFSLSVRLTNSVRTLSVKEVKRGMRLARLAQTDRWQTLQARFPSFRVMQEDGWAGLRDLHGNIMEESLFALRENLLVEQPQSQTNVLVSLTQSAPDGGDSLLVAAVKRLSQRLGITPKQAAHAWIDAYCLQVLKPLFTAEADYGLVLLAHQQNILVEMQQDLPVGLIYRDCQGSAFMPHAAGWLDMIGEAQAENVFTREQLLRYFPYYLLVNSTFAVTAALGAAGMDSETALMGRVRDALSALRDEVTHKDCLDYVLESPSWNVKGNFFCYLHDHNENTIVDPSVIYFDFVNPLQAQEG; encoded by the coding sequence ATGACTTTGCCAAATAAAACTCTGGCCTGGGATGTGGCCGCGCAGTGCTTCCTCAATTCCCTTGTCCGTGAAACCAACGACTGGCGACTGACCGAAAGCCAGCCAGCCGAACTGATCATCCCCCTGGGCGAACAACAGGCGCTCCACTTTAAAGTGGCCTATTTCTCACCTACCCAGCATCACCGCTTTGAATTTCCGGCTCGCCTGGTCAACGCCACCGGCAGCCAGCCGGTCGATTTCGCCACCCTTTCCCAGTTAATCGTCGATAAACTCCAGCACCAGCAGATGCTGCCGGCTACCGGCTGTGAGGCTTTTTATCAGCGCGTAATGGAGAGTCATGCCCATACGCAGCAGGCTATTGAAGCCCGCCATGACTGGAACGGACTGCGCGAAAAAGCCCTGAACTTTGGCGAAGCAGAGCAGGCGCTGTTGGTGGGACATGCTTTCCATCCGGCGCCAAAATCCCACGAGCCGTTTAACCAGCAGGAAGCTGAACGCTATCTGCCTGACTTTGCCCCACACTTCCCGCTGCGCTGGTTCGCCGTGGATAAAGGCTATCTGGCGGGTGAAAGCCTGCACCTCACGCTGCAGCAGCGCCTGACGCGCTTTGCCGCTGAAAATGCGCCGCAGCTGCTAAGTGAACTTACAGATAACCACTGGCTCTTCCCGCTGCATCCCTGGCAGGCAGGCTATCTGCTGGAGCAGGAGTGGTGCCAGCAGCTGGTCGCTAAAGGGCTGGTGAAAGATTTAGGCGAAGCCGGCGCGCCATGGCTGCCGACGACCTCTTCGCGCTCGCTCTACTGCGCCACCAGCCGCGACATGATCAAATTCTCCCTGAGCGTGCGCCTGACCAACTCCGTCCGCACCCTGTCGGTGAAAGAAGTTAAACGCGGGATGCGTCTTGCTCGTCTGGCGCAAACTGACCGCTGGCAAACGCTTCAGGCCCGCTTCCCGAGCTTCCGCGTAATGCAGGAAGACGGCTGGGCCGGGCTGCGCGACCTGCACGGCAACATCATGGAAGAGAGCCTGTTTGCCCTGCGCGAAAACCTGCTGGTTGAGCAGCCGCAGAGCCAGACTAACGTCCTGGTTTCCCTGACGCAGTCTGCCCCGGACGGGGGGGATTCGCTGCTGGTTGCCGCCGTTAAGCGTCTGAGCCAGCGCCTTGGGATCACGCCAAAACAGGCGGCACACGCCTGGATCGATGCCTATTGCCTGCAGGTGCTGAAGCCGCTGTTCACCGCCGAGGCGGATTACGGACTGGTCCTCCTGGCGCACCAGCAAAACATTCTGGTGGAGATGCAGCAGGATCTGCCGGTGGGTCTCATCTACCGCGACTGCCAGGGCAGCGCCTTTATGCCTCACGCCGCGGGCTGGCTCGACATGATTGGCGAAGCGCAGGCGGAGAACGTCTTCACCCGCGAGCAGCTGCTGCGCTACTTCCCTTACTACCTGCTGGTGAACTCCACGTTCGCCGTCACAGCTGCGCTTGGCGCCGCCGGGATGGATAGCGAAACAGCCCTGATGGGCCGGGTACGCGATGCGCTTAGCGCCCTGCGCGATGAGGTTACGCATAAAGACTGCCTCGACTACGTGCTGGAAAGCCCGAGCTGGAACGTGAAGGGTAACTTCTTCTGCTATCTGCACGACCACAACGAAAACACCATCGTCGATCCCTCGGTTATTTACTTCGACTTTGTAAATCCGCTGCAGGCTCAGGAGGGCTGA